TACGTCCGGACGACACCGCGGACATCGCCGAGACGCTGCACATCGGCCGGATCGGCGTGCTGGCGGCCGACTACTCGCCGCTGGTGATCGACTGGCGTGCCCCCGCCGCCGCGCCCTTCTACCGCTCCACCCCCAAGGAACCCGGGCGCGTCGTGCGCCGCCGCGTCATCCGCTCCCGGGGCCGCCGCGTCCTCGGCGTCGAGGACGACCTGATGCGCCCCGAGCTGACGGCGTACCTGGACGGCGAGAAGCTGCCCGTCATCGGCGACGGCGCCCTGATGGCCGCGCTGGGCCAGGCCCGCAGCCACACCATGCGGGACATCGTCTCGTCCATCCAGGCCGAGCAGGACCTGGTCATCCGCGCCCCCGCCGCCTCCGTCACCGAGGTCACCGGCGGCCCCGGCACCGGCAAGACCGCCGTGGCCCTGCACCGCGCCGCGTACCTCCTCTACCAGGACCGGCGGCGCTACGCGGGCGGCATCCTGATCGTCTCGCCGACCCCGCTGCTCGTCGCCTACACCGAGGGCGTGCTGCCCTCCCTCGGCGAGGAGGGGCAGGTCGCCATCCGCGCGGTCGGCTCCCTCTCCGACGAGGCGGCCGGCGTCGAGGGCGCCACCACCTACGACGAGCCCGCCGTGGCCCGTATCAAGGGTTCCTCCCGGATGCTCCAGGTCCTGCGCAAGGCCTCCCGCGGCGCCCTGGACCAGCCCGCCCCGCGCACCGCGCCCGCTCCGGCGCCCCGCGAGGACGGCCAGCTCTCCTTCGGCGAGCCGGAGCCCGCGGCCGGCACCGCGCCCGGCGGCGCGAGATCCGCGACCCCCACGCGGCTGCGCGTCGTCGCCTTCGGCGCCCGCGTCGAGCTGGAGGCCGACGAGCTCCAGCGCATCCGCCACAACGCGCTGGGCGGCTCCGCCCCCGTCAACCTGCTGCGCCCGCGCGCCCGCAAGCTGCTGCTCGACGCGCTGTGGAGCAAGTCGTCCGGCCGGGGCCGCTACACCGATCCCGAGCTGGCCGCCGAACTCCGCTCCTCCTTCGACGACGACGTCTCCACCGAGACCCCGTTCCTCGAATTCCTGGACGCCTGGTGGCCGGAGCTGACCCCGCGCGGGGTGCTCGCCGCGATGGCCGACGAGAAGCGGCTGGCCCGCTGGTCCCGCCGCGTCCTCAACCAGGGCGAAGTGCGCCGCCTCTCGCGCTCCCTCAAGCGGCTGGGCGCGGACGGCAAGGGCCCCCTCTCCGTGCACGACGTGGCGCTCCTGGACGAGCTCCAGGCCCTGCTGGGCGCACCCGCGCGGCCCCGCAAGAAGCGCGACCTGGACCCGCTCGACCAGCTCTCCGGCCTGGAAGAGCTGATGCCGCAGCGCGAGGAGACCCGCCGCGAGCGGGCTGAACGCCTGGCGGAGGAGCGCACCGAGTACGCGCACGTCATCGTCGACGAGGCGCAGGACCTGACGCCCATGCAGTGGCGGATGGTCGGGCGCCGGGGCCGGCACGCCACCTGGACCATCGTCGGTGACCCGGCACAGTCCTCCTGGTCCGACCCGGACGAGGCCGCCGCCGCGCGCGACGAGGCGCTCGGCAACCGCCCCCGCCGCCGTTTCACGCTCACCGTGAACTACCGCAACCCGGCGGAGATCGCCGAGCTCGCGTCGAAGGTGCTGGCGCTCGCCATGCCCGGCATGGAGTCGCCGTCCGCCGTCCGCTCCACGGGCATCGAGCCGCGCTTCGCGACCGTGGGCGACCAGGAGCTCGCCGCGTGCGTCCGCGAGGAGGCGCGCCGGCTGCTCGACCGGGTCGACGGCACCGTCGGCG
The DNA window shown above is from Streptomyces sp. NBC_00247 and carries:
- a CDS encoding HelD family protein, whose protein sequence is MAAQDAAVDSLRDREIGVEQDHLDRVYDRLEEKIDEAQFLMHDAVKRGQVGTPGALAERDAQVFRAGIHLNRLHNEFEDFLFGRVDLLLGKDGERGPDGAFTSVEPADEAVRPDDTADIAETLHIGRIGVLAADYSPLVIDWRAPAAAPFYRSTPKEPGRVVRRRVIRSRGRRVLGVEDDLMRPELTAYLDGEKLPVIGDGALMAALGQARSHTMRDIVSSIQAEQDLVIRAPAASVTEVTGGPGTGKTAVALHRAAYLLYQDRRRYAGGILIVSPTPLLVAYTEGVLPSLGEEGQVAIRAVGSLSDEAAGVEGATTYDEPAVARIKGSSRMLQVLRKASRGALDQPAPRTAPAPAPREDGQLSFGEPEPAAGTAPGGARSATPTRLRVVAFGARVELEADELQRIRHNALGGSAPVNLLRPRARKLLLDALWSKSSGRGRYTDPELAAELRSSFDDDVSTETPFLEFLDAWWPELTPRGVLAAMADEKRLARWSRRVLNQGEVRRLSRSLKRLGADGKGPLSVHDVALLDELQALLGAPARPRKKRDLDPLDQLSGLEELMPQREETRRERAERLAEERTEYAHVIVDEAQDLTPMQWRMVGRRGRHATWTIVGDPAQSSWSDPDEAAAARDEALGNRPRRRFTLTVNYRNPAEIAELASKVLALAMPGMESPSAVRSTGIEPRFATVGDQELAACVREEARRLLDRVDGTVGVVVAMNRRVQARAWLSELGERVVALGSLEAKGLEYDATVVVSPAEIADESPAGLRVLYVALTRATQQLTVVSAAADLPDEDGVPDLLRD